From a single Vitis vinifera cultivar Pinot Noir 40024 chromosome 18, ASM3070453v1 genomic region:
- the LOC100853689 gene encoding histone-lysine N-methyltransferase ASHH1 isoform X1 yields the protein MDQQIEGLPEYIHINRNDFSYRKHIKQQEEDIAICECKYDANDPDSACGEACLNVLTSTECTPGYCRCGLFCKNQRFQKCEYAKTKLFRTEGRGWGLLADENIKAGRFVIEYCGEVISWKEARGRSQVYASLGLKDAFIISLNGSECIDATKKGSLGRFINHSCQPNCETRKWTVLGEVRVGIFAKQDISIGTELAYNYNFEWYGGAKVRCLCGAISCSGFLGAKSRGFQEDTYLWEDGDDRYSVEKIPLYDSAEDEPSSKLPRVMDYSKPEFISHGKVEYTTAVDASVEYDTSVRYEHQLESTELVVEAVDSVPVDLVINEIKTEVSEETKLFTDGTQQAFPQKNAMIPHIQSNSASQNNHIGPGHVAKKRSKHFPNGRSKPVAQKQVDAKFVAQFLGSEEAREEVFKYEEEKNQASSRLDSIYDEIRPAIEEHERDSQDSVPTEVARKWIGANCSKMKADFNLYSSIIRNIVCNPRKPQGEAKASEGGDNENETKDLIT from the exons ATG GATCAACAAATTGAAGGATTACCGGAGTACATACATATTAATCGAAATGATTTCTCTTATAGAAA ACATATAAAGCAGCAGGAGGAGGATATTGCAATATGTGAATGCAAGTATGATGCTAATGATCctgatagtgcatgtggagaaGCATGCTTGAACGTACTAACCAGCACAGAGTGCACACCTGGTTATTGCCGTTGCGGTTTATTTTGCAAAAATCAG aGATTTCAGAAATGTGAATATGCTAAAACAAAGTTGTTCAGAACGGAAGGTCGTGGATGGGGTCTTCTAGCTGATGAAAACATTAAG GCTGGACGATTTGTTATTGAATACTGTGGAGAAGTAATATCATGGAAAGAAGCAAGGGGAAGGTCCCAAGTTTATGCATCTCTAG GTCTCAAGGATGCATTTATAATTTCTCTTAATGGTAGTGAATGTATTGATGCCACTAAAAAGGGTAGCCTTGGCAGATTTATAAATCATTCATG CCAACCTAATTGTGAAACAAGGAAGTGGACAGTTTTGGGGGAAGTTAGAGTTGGCATATTTGCAAAGCAAGACATATCTATTGGAACAGAACttgcatataattataattttgaatggTATGGTGGGGCTAAGGTTCGCTGCCTTTGTGGGGCAATCAGCTGCTCTGGTTTTCTTGGGGCAAAGTCTCGTGGATTCCAG GAGGATACTTATCTTTGGGAGGATGGCGATGACAG ataCTCAGTTGAGAAAATCCCACTCTATGATTCTGCAGAGGATGAGCCTTCCTCCAAGCTCCCCAGAGTCATGGATTACTCTAAACCTGAATTTATTTCTCATGGGAAAGTTGAATACACCACAGCAGTGGATGCTAGTGTGGAATATGATACAAGTGTGCGATACGAGCATCAATTGGAATCCACTGAACTTGTTGTTGAGGCAGTTGATTCAGTTCCAGTAGACTTggtcataaatgagataaaaactGAAGTAAGTGAAGAGACAAAATTGTTTACCGATGGTACTCAACAGGCCTTTCCTCAAAAGAATGCAATGATACCTCACATCCAAAGTAATAGTGCAAGCCAGAACAATCACATTGGGCCAGGGCATGTGGCAAAAAAGAGATCGAAACATTTTCCTAATGGAAGGTCAAAACCTGTGGCCCAAAAGCAAGTTGATGCAAAATTTGTTGCCCAATTCTTAGGATCAGAGGAGGCTCGTGAGGAGGTCTTCAAATATGAG GAAGAAAAGAATCAGGCCTCTTCACGTCTTGACTCCATATATGATGAAATTCGACCTGCAATTGAAGAACATGAGAGAGATAGTCAAGATAGTGTCCCAACTGAGGTAGCTAGGAAGTGGATAGGGGCCAACTGCAGTAAAATGAAGGCAGACTTTAATCTTTACTCCTCTATCATCAGAAACATTGTCTGTAATCCCCGAAAACCACAAGGTGAAGCAAAAGCTTCTGAAGGAGGAGACAATGAGAATGAAACAAAGGATTTGATAACCTAA
- the LOC100853689 gene encoding histone-lysine N-methyltransferase ASHH1 isoform X2 — MDQQIEGLPEYIHINRNDFSYRKHIKQQEEDIAICECKYDANDPDSACGEACLNVLTSTECTPGYCRCGLFCKNQRFQKCEYAKTKLFRTEGRGWGLLADENIKAGRFVIEYCGEVISWKEARGRSQVYASLGLKDAFIISLNGSECIDATKKGSLGRFINHSCQPNCETRKWTVLGEVRVGIFAKQDISIGTELAYNYNFEWYGGAKVRCLCGAISCSGFLGAKSRGFQEDTYLWEDGDDRYSVEKIPLYDSAEDEPSSKLPRVMDYSKPEFISHGKVEYTTAVDASVEYDTSVRYEHQLESTELVVEAVDSVPVDLVINEIKTEVSEETKLFTDGTQQAFPQKNAMIPHIQSNSASQNNHIGPGHVAKKRSKHFPNGRSKPVAQKQVDAKFVAQFLGSEEAREEVFKYEVFSAMEKEMWELFFQDCCMSCLKHKRENTWLKSKFHGCAK; from the exons ATG GATCAACAAATTGAAGGATTACCGGAGTACATACATATTAATCGAAATGATTTCTCTTATAGAAA ACATATAAAGCAGCAGGAGGAGGATATTGCAATATGTGAATGCAAGTATGATGCTAATGATCctgatagtgcatgtggagaaGCATGCTTGAACGTACTAACCAGCACAGAGTGCACACCTGGTTATTGCCGTTGCGGTTTATTTTGCAAAAATCAG aGATTTCAGAAATGTGAATATGCTAAAACAAAGTTGTTCAGAACGGAAGGTCGTGGATGGGGTCTTCTAGCTGATGAAAACATTAAG GCTGGACGATTTGTTATTGAATACTGTGGAGAAGTAATATCATGGAAAGAAGCAAGGGGAAGGTCCCAAGTTTATGCATCTCTAG GTCTCAAGGATGCATTTATAATTTCTCTTAATGGTAGTGAATGTATTGATGCCACTAAAAAGGGTAGCCTTGGCAGATTTATAAATCATTCATG CCAACCTAATTGTGAAACAAGGAAGTGGACAGTTTTGGGGGAAGTTAGAGTTGGCATATTTGCAAAGCAAGACATATCTATTGGAACAGAACttgcatataattataattttgaatggTATGGTGGGGCTAAGGTTCGCTGCCTTTGTGGGGCAATCAGCTGCTCTGGTTTTCTTGGGGCAAAGTCTCGTGGATTCCAG GAGGATACTTATCTTTGGGAGGATGGCGATGACAG ataCTCAGTTGAGAAAATCCCACTCTATGATTCTGCAGAGGATGAGCCTTCCTCCAAGCTCCCCAGAGTCATGGATTACTCTAAACCTGAATTTATTTCTCATGGGAAAGTTGAATACACCACAGCAGTGGATGCTAGTGTGGAATATGATACAAGTGTGCGATACGAGCATCAATTGGAATCCACTGAACTTGTTGTTGAGGCAGTTGATTCAGTTCCAGTAGACTTggtcataaatgagataaaaactGAAGTAAGTGAAGAGACAAAATTGTTTACCGATGGTACTCAACAGGCCTTTCCTCAAAAGAATGCAATGATACCTCACATCCAAAGTAATAGTGCAAGCCAGAACAATCACATTGGGCCAGGGCATGTGGCAAAAAAGAGATCGAAACATTTTCCTAATGGAAGGTCAAAACCTGTGGCCCAAAAGCAAGTTGATGCAAAATTTGTTGCCCAATTCTTAGGATCAGAGGAGGCTCGTGAGGAGGTCTTCAAATATGAG GTGTTTAGTGCTATGGAAAAGGAAATGTGGGAACTGTTTTTCCAGGACTGCTGCATGTCATGTTTGAAGCACAAGAGGGAGAATACATGGTTGAAAAGCAAATTCCATGGTTgtgcaaaatga
- the LOC100854787 gene encoding phytosulfokine receptor 2, producing MPPAFEAILAATASFFFITLFLAVILIVCRGLKQRRSSEPRTRPIQSSSLTSISVGESATFDPSLKRISMGELLAATRNFASDGIIGDGSFGMVYKACLSNGVTVAVKKLSPDAFQGFREFRAETETLAKLQHRNIVQILGYCVSGSDRVLIYEFIEKGSLDQWLHDTSEDQQLSTPRLPLSWETRLKIIRGVADGLSYLHNLDTPIIHRDIKASNVLLDSEFEPHIADFGLARRIEWSHSHVSTQVAGTMGYMPPEYREGVTVATVKADVYSFGILMIEIATGRRPNLPTRLDGTDVGIVQWARKMVAQERHMEMVDSNVSREGLRENEVRELFRIAHLCTSEISRDRPPISLVVDLLYQLFS from the coding sequence ATGCCTCCTGCATTTGAGGCTATTCTAGCTGCCACTGCCAGCTTTTTCTTCATTACTCTCTTCCTTGCGGTTATTTTAATCGTTTGCCGAGGACTCAAACAGCGCCGGAGCTCTGAACCCCGGACCCGTCCCATTCAGAGTTCCAGCCTCACCTCTATCTCGGTTGGCGAGAGCGCCACGTTTGACCCCTCGCTGAAACGGATCTCCATGGGGGAGCTCCTCGCTGCCACCAGGAACTTTGCCTCCGACGGCATCATCGGGGACGGCAGCTTCGGCATGGTTTACAAGGCCTGCCTCTCCAACGGCGTCACCGTCGCCGTCAAGAAGCTCAGCCCCGACGCCTTCCAGGGATTCCGGGAGTTCCGGGCCGAGACCGAAACCCTAGCCAAGCTCCAGCACCGGAATATCGTGCAAATCCTCGGGTACTGCGTTTCGGGCTCCGATAGGGTCCTCATCTACGAGTTCATCGAGAAAGGGAGCCTCGATCAATGGCTTCACGACACGTCCGAGGACCAGCAACTTTCCACCCCGCGTTTGCCGTTATCTTGGGAAACGAGACTAAAGATTATCAGAGGAGTTGCAGACGGTTTATCATATCTCCACAATCTGGACACCCCAATCATTCATAGAGATATCAAGGCCAGCAATGTGCTATTAGACTCGGAATTCGAACCACACATTGCTGATTTTGGCTTAGCTAGGAGAATTGAGTGGTCGCATTCCCATGTCTCCACCCAGGTCGCCGGCACCATGGGCTACATGCCCCCGGAGTACCGAGAAGGCGTGACCGTGGCAACAGTGAAGGCGGATGTGTACAGTTTTGGGATACTGATGATTGAGATCGCGACTGGGAGGCGCCCCAATTTGCCCACCCGCCTGGATGGTACAGACGTGGGGATAGTGCAATGGGCGCGGAAAATGGTGGCCCAGGAAAGGCATATGGAGATGGTTGATTCCAATGTTTCCAGGGAAGGGTTGAGAGAAAACGAGGTCAGGGAATTGTTCAGAATTGCCCATTTGTGTACCAGTGAGATATCCAGAGACCGCCCACCTATCAGTTTGGTGGTTGATTTGTTGTACCAGCTTTTCTCATGA